Proteins found in one Plasmodium gaboni strain SY75 chromosome 13, whole genome shotgun sequence genomic segment:
- a CDS encoding phosphoenolpyruvate carboxykinase, translated as MVEKSSDYDFAEKMEDMKKFVIDEVRRNLIYKKPIGPIMSSKDILTLSQEQESKFNEEVHELGLHVNSIHHNSTPAFLYEMALKYEDNSFITSTGALCCISGEKTGRSPSDKRIVQEKSSEDDIWWGHVNIPIKEKSYEINKSRAIDYLNLQPNLYVIDAYAGWDERCRIKVRVITSRAYHALYMLNMLIPPKNAEEIQNFVPDFIIYNAGEFPSNRLTDGMSSKTSVILNFGSMNMVILGTQYAGEMKKGILTLFMYKMPKEGKLPLHSSCNIGKKNDVTLFFGLSGTGKTTLSADANRYLIGDDEHVWTDDGIFNIEGGCYAKCKGLSKRQEPEIYKAIKFGAILENVVMDPVTREVDYNNCTITENTRCAYPLNYIENAKIPAYIHTHPQNIILLTCDAFGVIPPLCKLDVYQMMYHFVSGYTSKMAGTEDNILKPTATFSSCYAAPFLALHPMIYAQMLADKYQKHKPNVWLLNTGWIYGSYGSEKGVRIPLKYTRLLVDYIHENKLNNIQYKKTPIFNFNIPEHLEGIPDEVLDPLIGWKDKEDYLTNLKILAKEFINNFSLYLDKAGPEILSGGPTL; from the coding sequence ATGGTTGAAAAATCGTCAGATTATGATTTCGCCGAAAAAATGGAAGACATGAAAAAGTTTGTTATAGATGAAGTGAGAAGAAATTTGATATACAAGAAACCTATAGGACCTATTATGAGCTCAAAAGATATTTTAACTTTAAGCCAAGAACAGGAATCAAAATTCAATGAAGAAGTACATGAATTAGGGTTACATGTAAATAGTATACATCATAATTCCACTCCAGCATTTTTATATGAGATGGcattaaaatatgaagataattcttttattacTAGCACTGGTGCTTTGTGTTGTATATCTGGAGAGAAAACTGGTAGATCTCCATCTGATAAAAGAATTGTTCAAGAAAAAAGTTCAGAAGATGATATATGGTGGGGTCATGTAAATATACctattaaagaaaaatcgtatgaaattaataaaagtaGAGCTATagattatttaaatttacaaccaaatttatatgtaattgATGCATATGCAGGTTGGGATGAACGTTGTCGAATTAAAGTTCGTGTTATTACATCTAGAGCTTATCATGCtttatatatgttgaaTATGCTTATTCCTCCAAAAAATGCTGAAGAAATACAAAATTTTGTACCtgattttattatatataatgcAGGAGAATTCCCATCTAATAGGTTAACAGATGGTATGTCTAGTAAAACATCAgttatattaaattttgGATCTATGAATATGGTTATTCTAGGAACACAATATGCTGGAGAAATGAAAAAGGGTATACTAacattatttatgtataaaatGCCAAAGGAAGGCAAATTACCATTACATTCTTCATGTAATataggaaaaaaaaatgatgtGACCTTATTTTTTGGTTTATCTGGTACAGGTAAAACAACCTTATCAGCTGATGCAAATAGATATCTTATTGGTGATGATGAACATGTATGGACAGATGATGgaatatttaatatagAAGGAGGTTGTTATGCTAAATGTAAAGGATTATCTAAAAGACAAGAACctgaaatatataaagcTATTAAATTTGGAGCTATATTAGAAAATGTAGTTATGGATCCAGTTACAAGAGAAGTagattataataattgtaCTATTACAGAAAATACAAGATGTGCATATCCACttaattatatagaaaatgCTAAAATCCCAgcatatatacatacacacccacaaaatattatattattaacatgTGATGCTTTTGGTGTTATACCACCATTATGTAAATTAGATGTATATCAAATGATGTATCATTTTGTTAGTGGATATACAAGTAAAATGGCAGGAACTGAAGATAATATTCTCAAACCAACAGCTACTTTTTCTTCATGTTATGCAGCTCCATTCTTAGCTTTACATCCAATGATATATGCACAAATGCTTGCAGACAAATATCAAAAACATAAACCAAATGTATGGCTTCTTAATACTGGATGGATTTATGGATCCTATGGTTCAGAAAAAGGAGTTAGAATACCACTCAAATATACACGTCTTCTTGTAGATTATATAcatgaaaataaattaaacaatattcaatataaaaaaacacctatctttaattttaatataccAGAACATTTAGAAGGTATACCAGATGAAGTATTAGATCCATTGATTGGATGGAAAGACAAAGAAGATTATTTAACAAATCTTAAAATCTTGGCAAAagaatttattaataatttttcgTTGTACTTAGACAAGGCAGGTCCAGAAATTTTATCTGGAGGACCCACcttataa